A window from Theropithecus gelada isolate Dixy chromosome 1, Tgel_1.0, whole genome shotgun sequence encodes these proteins:
- the NTPCR gene encoding cancer-related nucleoside-triphosphatase isoform X3: MARHVFLTGPPGVGKTTLIQKASEVLKSSGVPVDGFYTEEVRQGGRRIGFDVVTLSGTRGPLSRVGLEPPPGKRECRVGQYVVDMTSFEQLALPVLRNVTKENRNHLLPDIVTCVQSSRK; encoded by the exons ATGGCCCGGCACGTGTTCCTAACAGGGCCCCCAG gggTTGGAAAAACAACATTGATCCAGAAAGCCAGTGAGGTTTTAAAATCCTCTGGTGTGCCTGTCGATGGATTTTATACAGAAGAAGTCagacagggagggagaagaaTAGGATTCGATGTCGTCACGCTGTCCGGCACCCGGGGGCCTTTATCGAGAGTTGG GTTGGAGCCTCCACCTGGAAAACGTGAATGCCGAGTTGGGCAGTATGTGGTTGACATGACATCTTTTGAGCAGTTGGCACTCCCCGTCTTGAGGAAT GTCAccaaggaaaacagaaaccaccTTCTGCCAGATATCGTGACGTGTGTGCAGAGCAGCAGGAAGTGA
- the NTPCR gene encoding cancer-related nucleoside-triphosphatase isoform X2, translating to MARHVFLTGPPGVGKTTLIQKASEVLKSSGVPVDGFYTEEVRQGGRRIGFDVVTLSGTRGPLSRVGLEPPPGKRECRVGQYVVDMTSFEQLALPVLRNADCSSGPGQRVCVIDEIGKMELFSQPFIQAVYQTLSTPGTIILGTIPVPKGKPLALVEEIRNRKDVKVFNVTKENRNHLLPDIVTCVQSSRK from the exons ATGGCCCGGCACGTGTTCCTAACAGGGCCCCCAG gggTTGGAAAAACAACATTGATCCAGAAAGCCAGTGAGGTTTTAAAATCCTCTGGTGTGCCTGTCGATGGATTTTATACAGAAGAAGTCagacagggagggagaagaaTAGGATTCGATGTCGTCACGCTGTCCGGCACCCGGGGGCCTTTATCGAGAGTTGG GTTGGAGCCTCCACCTGGAAAACGTGAATGCCGAGTTGGGCAGTATGTGGTTGACATGACATCTTTTGAGCAGTTGGCACTCCCCGTCTTGAGGAAT GCTGACTGCAGCAGTGGTCCAGGGCAAAGAGTGTGTGTCATCGACGAGATTGGGAAGATGGAGCTCTTCAGTCAGCCTTTCATTCAAGCTGTGTATCAGACGCTGTCTACCCCAGGGACTATAATCCTTGGCACAATCCCAGTTCCTAAAGGAAAGCCACTGGCTCTTGTAGAAGAAATCCGAAACAGAAAGGACGTGAAGGTGTTTAAT GTCAccaaggaaaacagaaaccaccTTCTGCCAGATATCGTGACGTGTGTGCAGAGCAGCAGGAAGTGA
- the NTPCR gene encoding cancer-related nucleoside-triphosphatase isoform X1 has protein sequence MARHVFLTGPPGVGKTTLIQKASEVLKSSGVPVDGFYTEEVRQGGRRIGFDVVTLSGTRGPLSRVGLEPPPGKRECRVGQYVVDMTSFEQLALPVLRNADCSSGPGQRVCVIDEIGKMELFSQPFIQAVYQTLSTPGTIILGTIPVPKGKPLALVEEIRNRKDVKVFNSPYCVMEDQSIFSNCVSPSTLTEPGW, from the exons ATGGCCCGGCACGTGTTCCTAACAGGGCCCCCAG gggTTGGAAAAACAACATTGATCCAGAAAGCCAGTGAGGTTTTAAAATCCTCTGGTGTGCCTGTCGATGGATTTTATACAGAAGAAGTCagacagggagggagaagaaTAGGATTCGATGTCGTCACGCTGTCCGGCACCCGGGGGCCTTTATCGAGAGTTGG GTTGGAGCCTCCACCTGGAAAACGTGAATGCCGAGTTGGGCAGTATGTGGTTGACATGACATCTTTTGAGCAGTTGGCACTCCCCGTCTTGAGGAAT GCTGACTGCAGCAGTGGTCCAGGGCAAAGAGTGTGTGTCATCGACGAGATTGGGAAGATGGAGCTCTTCAGTCAGCCTTTCATTCAAGCTGTGTATCAGACGCTGTCTACCCCAGGGACTATAATCCTTGGCACAATCCCAGTTCCTAAAGGAAAGCCACTGGCTCTTGTAGAAGAAATCCGAAACAGAAAGGACGTGAAGGTGTTTAAT TCACCGTACTGTGTGATGGAAGACCAGAGCATATTCTCCAACTGTGTGTCACCGTCCACTCTCACAGAGCCTGGCTGGTGA